Within Conexibacter woesei DSM 14684, the genomic segment GTGCGGGCAGCTTCGAGCAGGTCTTGCCGTTGACCTTGACCTTCTTGTAGCTCTTGTCGAGGCAGAGCATCCCGCGGACGAAGTCGATCGGCGCGACCGTGCCGAACGTGCGCGAGGAGTTTCTCTGCGGCGCCAGCTCGCCGACGAGGATCGGCTTGGTGACGCCGGCCGTCTTCAGGCCCGCATACGCTCTCAGGTAGAGGTCGCGGTAGATCAGCGGGCTGGCGAGTCTGTTGCCCTGGTAGATCGGCTTCAGCAGCTTGCCGAGGTTCGGCTCGTTCCAGACCGACCACAGCTGCACCTTCGAGCCGTAGCGGCGGCCGACGGCCGTCGCGAACTTGCCGAACTCCGTCGCTGAGGGACGCGTCAGGCCCTCGGCGTCACGGCCGCCGGCGGTCGCCCAGCGCGGCGCGCCGCCGGTGATCGTCACCTGCACCAGCAGGCCGCGCTCACGCGCGCCGTCGATCGCGGCGTCGTAGTTCTCCCAGCCGCTGTAGGCGGCCGGGTCGGTCGCGTTGAACGACGGCTTCGTGCGCGAATCCGGCGACGGCGCGACCTCGCGCCAGCCGAGCTGGATGCGGATGCCGTCGGCGCCGAGGCTCTCGATCTCGTCGAGCGCTGCGCCCGGCGATCCTCTCGTCAGCTCACGCGGAGCCTCGACGGTCGTGAACTGCGAGCTGCTGGCGTTCGCGGCGACCGCTGGCACGAGCAGCGTGAGACCTGTGGCGAGGACGAGCAGGATCCGTTGGCGCACGAAGGCGACCTCCATTTCGGGTACGGGTCACCGCGCCGGAGCGCGATGGAGTCGAGCCCGCGTGCGGTCGACCGTGGCGGGCTCATGATGGTGCTAACGCGTCAAGGCATCGAAGGTAGCGGAGATGCACGACGGACCGCGTCTACGGCGCGAAGCGCGCGAGCGTCCCCGGGCCGGTGTATCTGCCGCCGTCCGGCGCCGTCCACTTGACACGGAACTTGCGGTTCTTCTTCATCGCGACCGAGCGCTTCCAGTAGCCGCTGGAGCCGAACCGCTGGGACGCGAGTCTGCGCCAGCCGCGGCCCGCGTCGGCGTACTCGATCGCGATCGTCCCGCCGCGATGCGCCTGCTTGCCGGGGCGCACGAGGCCCCACAGCGTCGCGCGCGTGCTCGTGCTCTTCTTCGCCACGACGACGAGCGGCAGGCGAAAGCTGTGCAGCGCCGGCTTCGGCTTGTCGCCCTTGTAGAGGAAGAGGCCGGACTCGAACGCACCGTACTCGTAGCCGGTGCCGCCGTCGTCTCTCAGCAGGTACTGCGAGAACGACTTCACGCGGGAGTTCCCGTATGCGATCCGCTCGGAGATCGAGCGGTAGTCCGACTGCGCCGGCAGCGAGACGCCGACGCGCTTGTCCGGGTAGCTCTGGACGCCGAACTCGGTGATGTAGATCGGCAGACGGCTCGGGATCGCGCCCGCACGCGCCGCCTTGTCGAGCGCGGAGACGAGCCGCGGCAGCACGCCGATCGTGACGTTGTCCGCGGGCGGGACGAGGAACGGCCCGGCCTTCGTCGAGTACGGGTGCATCGCGAAGCCCTGCGTCGGCAGCTTCGCGCAGCGCTTGCCGCGGACTCTTCTGTAGTTCGCGTCGAGGCAGAGCATCGAGCGCAGGAACCGCAGCGGAGCGATCGTCCCGATGTCGCGCAGCGAGTTGCCCTGCGGGGCCAGCTCGCCGAACAGGACCGGGGCGCGCACGCCGACGCCGCGGAGCGCCGAGTACGCCTTCGTGTAGAGGTTGCGGTAGACGGTCGCGCTCTCGTCGTTCGCGATCGGCTTGAGGAACTTGCCGAGGTTCGGCTCGTTCCAGATCGACCACCACGAGACTCTGCTGCCGTAGCGCCGCGCGACCGCGGTCGAGAAGCGCCCGAACGCGGTCGGGTCGGGACGCGTCAGGCCGTCGCGCTTGGACGTCGCCCAGTCGGGCGCCGGGCCGCCGAGCGTCACCTGGACCTTGAGCCCGCGCTCGCGCGCGCCCGCGATCGCGGCGTCATAGCGCGCCCAGGCGCCGTCGGGGTAGGCGTTCGGGTTGCTCGCGTTGAACGACGGCGCGCGGCGGTTGTCGGGCTTGGGCGCGACGTTGCGCCAGCCGACCTGGATCCGGATCGCGTCGGCGCCGAGATCGTCGATCAGCGACAGCCACACGCCCGGATCGCCGGACAGCAGCTCTCGGGGCGCTTCGACGGTCGTGAACTGCTTGCTGTTCGCGCTCGCCGACACGGCGGGCACGAGCAGGACGAGACTTGCGATGGCGGCGAGCAGGATCCGGTGGCGCACGATAGGCGGCCTCCTTCGGCTTTGGTTGCGGTTGGGCACTCCTGTAGCCAACCCGCGACGGCCCCGAAGGTTCCGCCGCGCGTCCGGGGGCCTACCCCTCCGCCGCGACCGCCGCCGCGTCGCCGCCGGCGACGATGTCGGGCAGCTCCTCGCCGGAGCTGCGCGGGCTGAGCGGCGAGCGTCTCGCGCTCGTCAGCTCCTCGGCGGTCACGTTGAGCGGGTGGTGGCACGCGGCGACGTGGCCGTTCGCGTACTCGGTCAGCTGCGGCTCGACCGCCGAACACACGTCTGTCGCGCGCGGGCAGCGCGTGCGGAAGCGGCAGCCGCTCGGCGGGTCGATCGGGTTCGGCGGCTCGCCCTCGACGACGAGCCGGCGGCGGGCGCGGTTCTGCCGCGGGTCCGGGATCGGGATCGCGCCGAGCAGGCCGACGGTGTACGGGTGGATCGGCTTGACGTACAGCTCCTCGGCCGGCGAGGACTCGACGATCTTGCCGAGGTACATCACCGCGATCCGGTCCGAGACGTGTCGCACGACCGACAGGTCATGGGCGACGAAGACGTACGACAGCCCGAACTCGTCCTGCAGGTCGTCGAGCAGGTTGATCACCTGCGCCTGGATCGAGACGTCGAGCGCGGAGACCGGCTCGTCGAGCATCATCAGCTTCGGCTCGACCGCGAGCGCCCGCGCGACGCCGATCCGCTGCCGCTGGCCGCCGGAGAACTCGTGCGGGAAGCGGTTGACGTGCTCGGGGTTGAGCCCGACCCGCTCCAGCAGCTCGCGCACGCGCGCGTCGGCGTTCTTGCCCTTGACGCCGTGCAGCGTCAGCGGCGCGGAGACGATCTGCCCGACGCGCTTGCGCGGGTTCAGCGACGCCTGCGGGTCCTGGAAGACCATCTGCAGCTCGCGCCGCACCGGGGCGAGCGCTCTGCGCCCCGCTCTCGTGATGTCTCTGCCGCGGAAGCGGATCACGCCGTCGGTCGGCTCCAGCAGCCGCACGATCGAGCGCGACAGCGTCGTCTTGCCGCAGCCGGACTCGCCGACGATGCCGAGCGTCTCGCCCTCGTGCAGCACGAGCGAGACGTCGTCGACGGCGTGCACGTGCCCGATCGTGCGGTCGACGATCACGCCGCTCTTGATCGGGAAGTAGAGCTGCAGGTGCTCGACCTCCAGCAGCGGCGCTCTCTCGCCCGCCGCCGTCATGCCACGACCTCTTTGGTCGCGAGCCCGATCTCGCCGTCGCCGATGTCGCGCAGCCGCCGCTTGTCCTCCAGCCCCAGCCAGCAGCGGTCGCAGTGGCCGGGCTTGGCCGGGTCGCGCACCTCCAGCAGCGGCTTCTCGGTGCACTTGTCGAACTCGTGCGGGCAGCGCGGGCGGAAGTGGCAGCCCGCGGGCGCGTTCAGCAGCGACGGCGGCAGCCCCGCGATCGCCGGCAGGCGCCCGGGGCGGTCGCGGTCGATCCGCGTGATCGAGCCGAGCAGACCCCACGTGTACGGGTGCTGCGGGTCGTAGAACAGCTCGTCGAGCGTGCCCTGCTCGACGATCCGGCCGCCGTACATGACGGCGACCCGATCGGCGATCTCGGCGACGACGCCGAGGTCGTGCGTCACGAGGATCACGCCGGCGTTCGTCTCCCTGCGCAGCTCGTCGAGCTCTCTGAGGATCTGCGCCTGGATCGTCACGTCGAGCGCGGTCGTCGGCTCGTCGGCGATCAGCAGCTCCGGCGAGCACGACAGCGCCATCGCGATCATCACGCGCTGGCGCATGCCGCCGGAGAACTCGTGCGGGTAGGAGCGCAGCCGCTCGGCCGCGCGCGGCACGCCGACGCGCTCCATCAGCTGCACGGCGCGGTCGAGCGCCTGCGCCTTGTGGACGTGCTCGTGCGCGCGGATCTGCTCGACGATCTGGTCGCCGATCCGCTGGACGGGGTTCAGCGCCGTCATCGGGTCCTGGAAGATCATCGCGATCTGCTTGCCGCGGATCTTGCGCAGGTCGTTGTCGGAGGCGCCGATCAGCTCGGTCTCCCCCAATCTCGCGGTGCCCTCGAAGCGCGCGTTCGGGGAGCGTGTGAGCCCCATCAGCGACATCCCGGTCACGGTCTTGCCGGACCCGGACTCGCCGACGATCGCGAGCACCTCGCCGCGGTCGACGTGGAAGGAGACGCTGTCGACCGCCTGCAGAACGCCCTCCTCAGTGCGGAAGGAGACGCGCAGGTCGTCGACGTCGAGCAGTCGTTCGGCTTCGGTCATTCGAGTATCAGCCCGTCAGTCGGATGCGGGGGTCGAGGAAGGCGAATATGACGTCGGTCACGGCGCTCAGGATCACCACGGCGAACGCGCCCAGCATGACGACGACGAGCACCGGCGGCACGTCGAGGGACTGGATCGCTTCGGCAGCGTACTGGCCCACGCCCTGGAGATTGAAGACCGACTCGGTCAGGATCGCGCCGCCGCCGATCACGGCGGCGAAGTCGAGGCTCCACAGCGAGATGATCGGGATCATCGAGTTGCGCAGCACGTGCCGGACCATCACCCGCTTCTCGCTGATCCCCTTCGCGCGCGCGGTGCGGACGTAGTCCTCGCTCATCGTGTCGAGCACGTTGGAGCGCAGCACGCGCGAGTAGACGCCGATGAACAGCACCGACAGCACGCACCACGGCAGGATCATGTGGTAGAGCCAGTCGATCGGGTCCTCCGTCAACGGCACATAGCCGCCGTTGGGGAAGAGCGTGATCTTGAACGCGAGGAAGTACAGCGCGACGGCGCCGAGCAGGAAGACCGGCGTCGAGACGCCGATCAGCGCGAGCACCGTCAGCGCGCGGTCGGTGAAGCGACCGGCCTTGATCGCGCTGAAGAGGCCGAAGACGACGCCGAAGAAGAGCCAGATGATGCCGGCGCCGATCGACAGCGACAGCGTCGCGGGCAGCGCGGCCTTGACCTGGTCGAGCACGTTGAGCTGCTGCGTGTAGGAGATCACCTCGCCCGAGAAGATCTTCTCCATCGTCGTCAGGTACTGCTGCCAGAGCGGATCGTCGAACCCCCACGACTGGCGGATCTGCGCGATCTGCTCCGGCGTCGCGAGGCGTCCCGCCATCCGTACGGCGGGGTCGCCGTTGGGAATCGCCTGGAAGATCAGGAACGTCAGGACGGAGATCGCGAACATCACGAGCACCATCGAGATCAGGCGGCGCACGACGAAGCGGACCATCAGTGCTCCACCATCACTTCCATCGGGTCGTCTCTGACCTTCTCGGTGATCCTGACTCTCGCGCGCGGGTCGAGCGCGTCGCGCACGCCATCCCCGAAGACGTTGATGCCCAGGACGCAGAGCACGAGCATCGCGCCCGGGACGAAGGTCAGGTGGATCGCGCTCGGGATCAGCCGGATGCCGTCGGAGATCATCGTCCCCCACGACGGGTTCGGCGGCTGGATGCCGGCGCCGAGGTACGACAGCGCCGCCTCCAGCAGGATCGCGTTGGCGACCATCAGCGGCAGGAAGACGATCAGCGTCGATGCGACGTTCGGCAGGATCTCTCTCGCCATGATCCGCAGCGAGCTGGCGCCCTGCACGCGCGCGGCGTCGACGAACTCCTTCTCGCGCAGGCCGAGCACCTGCCCGCGAATCGGCTTCGCGACGTACGGGATGTAGACGATCCCGATGATCACCGCCGGGACGTAGAGCGAGTTCCCGCTCAGCGAGATCGGTCCTATCGTCATGCCGCCGAGCGCCAGCGAGGTGCCGAGCGCGATGCCGAGCAGCACGACGGGATACGCCCAGATCAGGTCGAGCAGGCGTGCGAGCACGCCGTCGACCATGCCGCGGAAGAAGCCCGCGACGATTCCGATGATCGTCGCCAGCAGCATCGTGATCAGCGTCGCGACGAAGCCGACCTGGAGCGAATTGCGTCCGCCGTAGAGCAGGCGGACCGCGAGGTCGCGGCCGTTCTGGTCGGCGCCGAGCAGGAATCTGCCCTGCCAGGTCGGCCCGATCGGCAGGCCGGCGGGTGAGACGACGTCCTTCTCGGTGCCGCGCACGTCGACCTGCTCGGTCACGTGGTTGTCGTTGGGGCCCGTCTGCGCGACGTGGTCCGCGTACAGCGGCGCCGCGAGGCACAGCAGCACGATCACGAGGAACAACGCGCCGAATGCGAGCGCGACCTTGTTGCGCCGCAGCCGGCGGAATCCGAGTCTGTACGGCCCGATCCCGGCAGTGGGCTCTCCGTCAGGCCCGGCGGCGACTGGGAAGTCGCCGCCTGCCTGACGGATCGCGCCGGTGCCGGTGGTGTCGGGCGTTGCGGGGTCTATTGCCACCGGTGAACGCCTCTACTTCAGCGAGAGGGTGGACCAGTCGTTGAAGTACAACGGGTGGAACACCGAGTCGAAGTTCAGCTTGTCGGAGAAGAACTTCGGCACGCTGATCGAGCCGAACACCGCGTTGTACGCTCTCTGCGCGGTGTACTCGTCGAGTGCTCTCCATTCGTCGGCGACGCTGTCCAGCTCGGTCGCGGGGACGGCGTTGAGTCTCAGAAGCTCTCTCTGGATGTGCGGGTCGTCGACCTTCGAGAAGTTCTGGTTGTTGGTCGGCTGGATCGAACGGGCGTCGAGCAGCAGATAGAAGTCCGACGGGTTCGGGAAGTCCTGCAGCCAGTTCGCGAAGCCCGTCTGCGGATCCGTTCTCTCGTTGCCGATCGTCGGGAAGTAGACGGTGTCGGCGATGATTCTCTGCTGCGCGTCGAAGCCGATTCTGTTGAGCATGTCGGTGTAGTAGTCGACGTACTCCTTGCGCGGGCTGCGCTCCTGGCCCCAGACGACGACTCTGGTGCCTTCGAGGCCCTCGTCGCTGATGATTCTGCGCGCGCCCTCGATGTCCGGCGTGTCGCCGTACGGGCACTCCGCGTCGGGGTGGCCGACGATCCCCTCGGGGATGAAGAAGCAGCTCGGCGAGAAGAACCCGCTGGAGAGCCGCACGAGCGCGTCGCGGTCGAGCGCCATGTTGACGGCTTCGCGCGCCTTCTGGTTGTCGAACGGCGGCTTGGTCGTGTTGAGGAAGAAGTAGAACGTCGACGGCACCGGCTTGCGCGCGAAGCGATCTCTCGCCTGGCTCTCGATCTGCGGCAGCAGCGCCGGCGGCAGCGTGTCACCCGGGTCGAAGATGTCGGCCTGGTTGTTGAGCACCTGCTGCGCCTCGGAGTTCGTGTTCGACACGATTCTCACGTTTATCGCGTCGAGGTTGCCGAGCGGGATGTCGGGGATTCTGAACGCGGCGAACGCCGGGTTTCTTCTGACCGTGAACGAACGGTTCGGGACGACGTCGGTCAGCATGTACGCGCCGACGCCGGGAGGCGGATCGGCCGACAGGTTTCTGATCGGCGTGCCGCTCGGGACGAGCGCCAGCGCCGGGAACGCGAGCACGTTGGAGAACGCGCCGTACGCCTCTCTCAGTCTGATCGTGATTCTGCCGGTCGCGTCGCTGGCAGTGATGCCGGAGACTCTTCTGGCTCTGCCTTCGTCGAACTCCTGCGCGCCGACGACGTAGTTGGTGACGAACGATCTGCCGCCCCACGGGATCTTGATCATGCGCTCGACGGAGTACGGGAAGTCAGTCGCTCTGACGGGCGTGCCGTCGGAGTATCTGAGGTCTCTGCGCAGCGTGAAGTCGTACGTTCTGCCGTCCTGGCTGATTCTCGGCAGCGCGTCGGCGAGGCCCGGGATCAGCTCCGTGCCGGCCTGGCCCTCCTCGTGCCGGTAGGTCAGGAGACCCGTGTAGCTGATCCAGTGCGGCTCGACCGCCTGGGTCGTGTACGCCAGCTGCGGGTCGAGGTAGTCGGGCGCTGTGCCCATGAGCACCGTCGCGGTGCCCCCCTGTCTTGCCCCTCCGGTGGTCGCGCCGCCGCCACCCGATGTGGTGGATGCCGACGTCGAACCGCCGTCGTCGTCTCCGCCGCACGCAGCGACGGTCACCGCGAGCGCCAGTGCGACCAGCATCGCACCGACGATCCGTGCCCACGTCCTCATGTAGAGCCCTCCTCGTCGTGTAGCTCTCTGTTGAGCTTTTCCTCCGGGCGAGCAATCTAGTCCCCCTCCACTGCGTGAACTGGGCGCGATCAGTTGTTGTTGAGTTGTTGAATTGTGTGCACCAGGTTATGGCGCGAGCAGAGGGTTTGTGCGGGGATTTTCGGGGTAGACGCGGGCGTTCAGGAGGGTGAGGCGTTCACCCATCTGCCGCGGGTGAAGCGGACGAGTGTCAGCAGCAGACGCGCGGCGATCAACGCGACGAGACCGACCCAGACGCCGACGATCCCCCAGTCGAAGACGAGCGAGGCGAGCGCGATCGGCGCCCACACGCCGAGCGCGGCGGCGAGCATCGACCACATCAGGAAGCGCGAGTCGCCGGCGCCGATCAGGATCCCGTCGAGCGCGAAGACCGCGCCGGCCGCCGGCTGCATCAGCGCGAACAGCCACCAGACCGCGCGCGTCCGCTCGATCACCGCCGGATCGTCGGTGAACGCCTGCGGCAGCACGCTGCCGAGCGCGAGCATGACCGCCCCGAGCAGACCACCGAATGCGACCGACCACCAGATCATCCGCGTCGAGGCGGCGTGCGCCTCGAATGCCCGCCCCGCGCCGAGCGCGCGGCCGACGATCACCTGCGCGGCGATCGCGACGGCGTCGAGGATCAGCGCCAGGAACGCCCACAGCTGGAAGGCGATCTGGTGCGCGCCGAGTGACGCGGTGCCGAAGCGCGCGATCACCGCGCTCGCGAGCGCGAACGAGCCGGTCAGTGCGGCGGTGCGGACGAACAGGTGGCCGCCGACGTGCGCGAGCCGGCCGATCGCGGCGCGGTCGGGCCGGCGGGAGTCGGCGGGCGCGCGCAGCAGGTGCCACGCGAACGCGGCGCCCATCCCGGCCTGCGCGATCGCGGTGCCGATCGCCGAGCCGTCCAGGCCCCAGCCGAAGCCGTAGACGAACAGCAGGTCGAGCACGACGTTGACGCCGTTGGCGGCGATCACGATCCGCAGCGGCGTGCGCAGGTCGGCGGTGCCACGCAGGTAGCCCTGGCCGGCGAGCGCGATCAACGCGAACGGCAGCCCGAGCGCGGCGATCCGCAGGTAGCTGACGGCGAAGCCGGCGGTCTCCTCCTCGCCGCCGAAGAGCGCGACGGCAGGCTCCGCGAGCGCGACGATCGCGAGCAGCAGCGCCAGCCCGATCGCGCTTGCGAGCCACAGCGCCTGCGCCGCGATCCGCCCCGCCGCGCGCTCGTCGCCGGCGCCGTGCAGCCGCGCGACCTGCGCCGTCGTGCCGTACGCGAGGAAGTTGAAGAGCGTGAAGCTCGTCGTCAGGATCACGCCCGCGATCCCGAGCGCCGCGAGCTGCGGCGTGCCGAGGTGACCGACGATCGCGGTGTCGACGAGCAGGTAGAGCGGCTCGGCGGCGAGCGCGCCGAGCGCCGGCAGCGCGAGCCGCACCATCTCGCGGTCGCTGGCGTGGATGCGCGGCACGGGGCGGCATCGTGTCACTAGGGTGCGCGACGTGACCGGCTCCCCCACACCCCGCCGCGTCTTCGTGACCGGAGCGCGCGGCTTCATCGGCGCCGCGATCGCCGACCGCTGCCGCGCGGCGGGCGCGGAGGTGCGCGGCGTCGACCAGGTCGCCGACCGCGCGCTCGGCGTCGTCGCCGGCGACGTCGCGACGCCGGGCGAGTGGCAGCGGCACGCGGCCGGCTGCGACCTCGTCGTGCACACGGCGGCGGTCGTCTCCAACGCGCTCGGGCAGGACGCCTCGTGGCGCGTGAACGTGCTCGGCACCCGCCAGGTGCTCGACGCCGCCGTGCGCGGCAGCGCCGCGCGCTTCGTCCACCTCTCCTCCGTGCGCGCGTTCTCCGACCTCGGCTTCCCCGCCGGCGTCGACGAGCGGCACCCCGTCCGCACCGACGGCGCCGCGTACGTCGACACGAAGATCGCCAGCGAGCACGTCGTCCTGCAGGCGCACGCGGCCGGCGAGCTGGCGTGCACGATCGTGCGGCCGGGCGACGTCTACGGGCCGGGCTCGCAGCCATGGGTCGTCAAGCCGCTGGAGCTGATCCGCAAGCGCACGTTCGCGCTGCCGGCGCTCGGCCGCGGCCGCTTCAGCCCCGTCTACGTCGAGGACCTCGTCGACGGGATCGTCCTCGCCGCGGCGGCGCCGGCGGCCGGCGGGCAGGTGCTGACGCTGTCCGGCGCCGCGACCGTCTCGACGCGCGAGTTCTTCGCCCACCACCACCGCTGGCTCGGCGTCCGCGGGCCGCTGCTGCTGCCGACGCCGGTCGCGCTGGCGATCGCCCACTCGGCGGCCGGCGTCAACCGCGTGCGCCGCGTCGAGTCGGAGGTCAACCCGATCTCGATGCGCTACTTCGCGCGGCGCGGCGGCTACTCGATCGCGAAGGCCCGCGCGCTGCTCGGCTACGACCCGGCGGTGACGCTCGAGGACGGCATGCGGCGAACCGAGGCGTGGGTGCGCGCCAACGCGCTCGTGTGACGAACACCGCATGCGACGCTCGCTTCGCGGGTAGCTGATTGAACGTGACCGACAGACTCGGTCATGCAATCAATTGAGGAGGAATCGCACATGCTGTGGCTCATCTTGGGAATCGTGCTGCTCATTCTCGCCATCGCTGGTGGCGCGATCGTCAACCCGATCCTGTTCGTCCTCGGCATCGTCGCGATCGTGGTCTTCCTGACCGGCTGGCGCGGCCGCAGCGCGGCGGTCTGACCGGCGCGACGGCCCGCGCGTCACTCGTCGTGCGGGCCGTTCTTGGGCTCGAAGGTGACCTCGACGCGCGCGCCCTCCTTGCGCTCCTCGACGCGCGCGGAGGCGCGCATCGCCTTCACGTCGGCGGAGGTGACGGGGTCGAACAGCCCGCGCGGCCACAGCCTGCGCACGCGCACGACGTTCGCCTCGGCGGCGTAGAGCAGGATCTGGCCGCCGAGGTAGAGCCACGACAGCAGACCGATCACGATCGCGAAGAAGCCGTACGTCGCGCTCGCACGGGCGACGACCTTGTTGACGTAGATCGCGCCGAGCGTCTGCAGCGCCGCCCATCCGACCGCGGCCAGGAAGATGCCCATCCACAGGTCGCGCGTCGGGATCTCCTTGTGCGTCAGCAGCCGGAAGCTGGCCCAGAAGAGCCCAACGTCGAGCAGCAGCGTCAGCGCGAAGCCCGACGCCTTCACGCCGACGCTGTCGAGCCCGCCGACCAGCAGGCCGACGCCGACCGTGATCGCGATGTTGAGCGCGCCGAGCACGCCCAGGACCAGCAGGCCGCGCAGGCGGGCCATGAAGAAGTCGCGCCGCTCGCGGTGCGGGATGTCCCACACCTGGTCCATCGCGCGCTGCGCCGCGAGCGTCACGCCGAGCCCGGCCCACAGCGCGCCGAGCGAGCCGATCACGAGCGCCGCGGTGTCGCCTCTGAGCGCGCCGATCTGGATGTCCTCGCCGATCACGGGGAACTGGCCGAGCGTCGAGTCGACGATGCGGTCGTACCACTCCTGGTTGCCCGCGAGCACGTAGCCGAGCACGGTCACGAGCACGAGCAGCAGCGGGAAGATCGAGAAGAAGCCGTAGTAGGCGATCAGCGCCGCGAGGTGACCGGCCTGGTCGTCGGAGAACTTCTTCACGACCGCGAGCGGGAACCCCAGCACCGGCTTGCGGCGCTGGAGTCGGTCGAACGCACGCACGGGCCGCAGGAGATCCATTGGCGGAGTTGTACCCGGCGCGCCGGTCCGCGTGGGGCGCCGCGGTTGCGGGAAACGTGAGGCGATGGCCCGCACGCGACGCGTCGACTGCTCCGGTCCCGGGATCGCCCGGCTGCGCCGCGGCCGGGGCTTCAGCTACGTCGGCGCCGACGGCGAGCGGATCGAGGACGACGCGACCGTCGACCGCATCCGCGCGCTCGCGATCCCGCCCGCGTGGACGGAGGTGTGGATCTGCTCCGACCCGCTCGGCCACATCCAGGCGACCGGCGTCGACGCCGCCGGCCGCAAGCAGTACCGCTACCACGACGGCTGGCGCAGACGCCGCGACGCCGCCAAGTTCGACGCGATGGTCGCGTTCGCCCGCGCGCTGCCGGCGCTGCGACGACGGGTGCGCGACGACCTCCGCGGCGACGCGCTCGACCGCACGCGCGTGCTCGCCTGCTGCGTGCGGCTGCTCGACGTCGGCTTCTTCCGCATCGGCAGCGAGGACTACGCCGAGCAGAACGAGACGTACGGCCTGACGACGCTGCTGAGACGGCACGTCCGCTTCGACGGCGACGTGATCGTCTTCGACTACCCCGCCAAGGACGGCCTGCGCCGCGTGCAACAGGTGCTCGACGACGACGCCGCCGAGATCGTGCACGCGCTGAGGCGGCGGCGCGGCGGCGGGCCGGAGCTGCTGGCGTACAAGCAGCGGCGGCGCTGGGTCGACGTGAAGGCCGACGAGGTGAACGAGTACCTGAAGGACGCGGCCGGCGGCGACTTCACGGCGAAGGACTTCCGCACCTGGAACGCGACCGCGCTGATGGCCGTCGAGCTGGCGGTCCGCGCGGCCGACGCCGGCTCGCGCGCGTCACGCAGACGGATCGTGACCGCGTCGGTCAGAGCCGTCGCGGTGTTCCTCGGCAACACGCCGGCCGTCTGCCGCAGAAGCTACGTCGACCCGCGCGTGATCGACCGCTTCCAGTCCGGCCTCACGCTCGCCGCGGCGCTCGCCGCGCCGGCCGAGCCCGACCCCGACGAGCCCGCCGAGGTGCGGGCGGTCGATGAGCGCGTCCGCCACGCCGTGCTCGACCTGATCGCGGACGGCTGACTACTCAGTCGGCTTTTCAGTCGAACATGGCGCAAGATCGCTGATTGACGTTGGGAGACTCCCCGCCGTCATCGATCGACGGGAGTCACGGATGTCCAGCGGTTTTGGCAGACAAGCAGGGGCGATCGGAGGCGCCGTCGCGCTGTTCGCAGCGGTCGTGCTCGCGGCAGCGGCGCCGGCATCGGCAGCGACGCCGCCGAAGAAGATCTACGCGTGTGTGACGGAGGCGTACAACACACTGAACCTGACGACCAAGAACGGACACTGCCCGGACGGTCAGATCAAGGTCTCGTGGAGCGTCGAGGGCAACCCCGGGCCGCGCGGTCCGCAGGGCGACGCCGGGCCCAGAGGCGCTCCCGGGAGAAGAGGCAGAACCGGTCCCGCTGGTCCAGCTGGTCCCGCCGGTCCGCAAGGCCCGGTCGGCCCCGTCGGCCCCGCCGGCTCGGCCGACACGCCGGCCGAGGTGCTGGCGAAGCTGCTGCAGGTCGACGGCCCCGGCTCCGGCATCGACGCCGAGTTCCTCAACGGCCAGCCGGCGGGCTTCTACCAGCAGCGCGTCAGCGGCAGATGCCCGAGCGGCAACTACATGCAGGAGATCGCGGCCGACGGCACCGTCAGATGCGACAACCCGCTCAGAGCCCCGGTGAGAATCGT encodes:
- a CDS encoding ABC transporter permease — protein: MAIDPATPDTTGTGAIRQAGGDFPVAAGPDGEPTAGIGPYRLGFRRLRRNKVALAFGALFLVIVLLCLAAPLYADHVAQTGPNDNHVTEQVDVRGTEKDVVSPAGLPIGPTWQGRFLLGADQNGRDLAVRLLYGGRNSLQVGFVATLITMLLATIIGIVAGFFRGMVDGVLARLLDLIWAYPVVLLGIALGTSLALGGMTIGPISLSGNSLYVPAVIIGIVYIPYVAKPIRGQVLGLREKEFVDAARVQGASSLRIMAREILPNVASTLIVFLPLMVANAILLEAALSYLGAGIQPPNPSWGTMISDGIRLIPSAIHLTFVPGAMLVLCVLGINVFGDGVRDALDPRARVRITEKVRDDPMEVMVEH
- a CDS encoding ABC transporter substrate-binding protein, whose amino-acid sequence is MRTWARIVGAMLVALALAVTVAACGGDDDGGSTSASTTSGGGGATTGGARQGGTATVLMGTAPDYLDPQLAYTTQAVEPHWISYTGLLTYRHEEGQAGTELIPGLADALPRISQDGRTYDFTLRRDLRYSDGTPVRATDFPYSVERMIKIPWGGRSFVTNYVVGAQEFDEGRARRVSGITASDATGRITIRLREAYGAFSNVLAFPALALVPSGTPIRNLSADPPPGVGAYMLTDVVPNRSFTVRRNPAFAAFRIPDIPLGNLDAINVRIVSNTNSEAQQVLNNQADIFDPGDTLPPALLPQIESQARDRFARKPVPSTFYFFLNTTKPPFDNQKAREAVNMALDRDALVRLSSGFFSPSCFFIPEGIVGHPDAECPYGDTPDIEGARRIISDEGLEGTRVVVWGQERSPRKEYVDYYTDMLNRIGFDAQQRIIADTVYFPTIGNERTDPQTGFANWLQDFPNPSDFYLLLDARSIQPTNNQNFSKVDDPHIQRELLRLNAVPATELDSVADEWRALDEYTAQRAYNAVFGSISVPKFFSDKLNFDSVFHPLYFNDWSTLSLK
- a CDS encoding MATE family efflux transporter; the protein is MPRIHASDREMVRLALPALGALAAEPLYLLVDTAIVGHLGTPQLAALGIAGVILTTSFTLFNFLAYGTTAQVARLHGAGDERAAGRIAAQALWLASAIGLALLLAIVALAEPAVALFGGEEETAGFAVSYLRIAALGLPFALIALAGQGYLRGTADLRTPLRIVIAANGVNVVLDLLFVYGFGWGLDGSAIGTAIAQAGMGAAFAWHLLRAPADSRRPDRAAIGRLAHVGGHLFVRTAALTGSFALASAVIARFGTASLGAHQIAFQLWAFLALILDAVAIAAQVIVGRALGAGRAFEAHAASTRMIWWSVAFGGLLGAVMLALGSVLPQAFTDDPAVIERTRAVWWLFALMQPAAGAVFALDGILIGAGDSRFLMWSMLAAALGVWAPIALASLVFDWGIVGVWVGLVALIAARLLLTLVRFTRGRWVNASPS
- a CDS encoding NAD-dependent epimerase/dehydratase family protein; amino-acid sequence: MTGSPTPRRVFVTGARGFIGAAIADRCRAAGAEVRGVDQVADRALGVVAGDVATPGEWQRHAAGCDLVVHTAAVVSNALGQDASWRVNVLGTRQVLDAAVRGSAARFVHLSSVRAFSDLGFPAGVDERHPVRTDGAAYVDTKIASEHVVLQAHAAGELACTIVRPGDVYGPGSQPWVVKPLELIRKRTFALPALGRGRFSPVYVEDLVDGIVLAAAAPAAGGQVLTLSGAATVSTREFFAHHHRWLGVRGPLLLPTPVALAIAHSAAGVNRVRRVESEVNPISMRYFARRGGYSIAKARALLGYDPAVTLEDGMRRTEAWVRANALV
- a CDS encoding YihY/virulence factor BrkB family protein, with protein sequence MDLLRPVRAFDRLQRRKPVLGFPLAVVKKFSDDQAGHLAALIAYYGFFSIFPLLLVLVTVLGYVLAGNQEWYDRIVDSTLGQFPVIGEDIQIGALRGDTAALVIGSLGALWAGLGVTLAAQRAMDQVWDIPHRERRDFFMARLRGLLVLGVLGALNIAITVGVGLLVGGLDSVGVKASGFALTLLLDVGLFWASFRLLTHKEIPTRDLWMGIFLAAVGWAALQTLGAIYVNKVVARASATYGFFAIVIGLLSWLYLGGQILLYAAEANVVRVRRLWPRGLFDPVTSADVKAMRASARVEERKEGARVEVTFEPKNGPHDE